One genomic region from Lysobacterales bacterium encodes:
- a CDS encoding PD40 domain-containing protein has product MSRLRLSVLVASLIGLLPQPAGAGAFIAATEDSPNTILHQNYTGVGGQQSDVTVCVDISANPALAIAAEPAIHNVIATYNRFQGLAEHSFAFWPDSSADPTLPDFETVLLHEFMHAHGLHHPQHANDPSGAGTSVFDATRSTDGASNLLDHLGDADGIPGSADDQRGDDRSLNWYVSGENDPGVVPAVVDRTTMTRELSGLPAGHNFVANGNAAVMAALGYANSESAAHQGYEMGQVQRHLHSEDVATLRLARAGIDGTAGTADDYFHQARYVGRMNNPQGGECRIVVRFVPETSFAATFIGTTPIADGHQRLIFPTRIRFNPEVNWYFTPGANTEVQIVDAPDSSAGTSPYSVQVNVAKAAYNGMSGTPRGEVEVRDGPRGDALTASCRITLNAGSGSCQIVPRALGRRTLTADYLGWGGWDGSSATTTHDVVDIVGFTDITRTPAPSVVNSEVVFAWRLVAQTSGLPLAQTGQVIVKEAADCASPPITPAHQCSATLPANSCTIRFSSPGTRTMQLCYSGQDAIAATTATVSHAVDAGRTTVTQLLSRTPAATAPFEPYTVQLQVRENPSQGGHPQGVVVVSDGPEGDPLTSTCQASLAGTPGETASCVLRSARAGTRELSADFAAQSVWAASSAQDVHSVRDFRIVSHLPAASRVGEAVSVVVLLDMRPFLAQPAPTGTIVVSDGVDECTIVLPASECLWRGSTVGTRALTATWSGGGAYAGGTTAAVTQTVLPAAPAYPRQLSQSLASFPESNGASVASGTALSADGRFVVFSSSASNLVAGDTNGVEDVFVRDQLSGAVRRVSVAADGTQGNSASQLPSISANGRYVSFFSQASTLMPGSDSGRHVYVKDLYSGSVARASSLPNGSLPPQAELSFTTMLSALSADGRYVVFASSRPLAAGDSNGLIDVYVKDMQTAALDLVSSTSADAVGDNNSHMPAISADGRHVAYLSTAGNLVPNFTANSLQNKVFIKDRLTRSSRLVSATASGEAATSSCAGSPSLSADGRFVAFQCNSPNLPANGGWNGDRIFVKDMLSGAIELVSHPSYSNALVPAISGDGRYVVFQQGRPGVGTGVYVRDRQTQTLTNQHLTLAGGDAGGEDVTWEPRMRPAISADGRFVSFQSVNAQLVEPDLNAAADVFVRDRSAQVTARASAAYAGVRNTGDSSAAAISRDGETVVFASNSRALIAGDTNGRSDVFLRNSTSGAVQRVSIAADGVQANGDSFAPAYAEASGEVFFLSSATNLIANDTNGRVDLFAKRLSDGSVRRISTAFGSQSPVDALGPIAVSRDGLRVVFTSADRSEYLGSTGDRNGFVDIVLILRDGQSSSPLILSRVAAGLGNGDSVQASISDDGQRIAFASDATNFQLDGGSAVRDVFVYAFAPTPAGLRFLASSDASGAPGNGHSEQPALSPDGRYVAFVSDASNLVPGDTNGVRDVFVKDLQTGAIERVNTSSSGAAGTGGACSSASIAAGARYVSFVCSQNGLVAGASAALAQFYVKDRVTGAIARRSESAAGVAGDADSRAGARALSDAGLAVFETNSSSLTGLDSLQISNVYLNSHASAQAASTTVIRSTAPAVPRPGVAYAVNIEVSSSGSTPASGQVSVIGARSSCVATLTPGTPSTASCSLTTNSTGAFTLRAFYGGDSANRTSASGLFAVEVPDQVLPGKHTITQITPGNGRLTVFFGFNGVGTPHRDYTARCGGVSVVATSGPIVVQPLPNGVSASCTLTARNDLGMGPPSDPVSATPIANTAISITAQPPNPARVGVAYPVTVAVSSEGTPSPGGEVQVSDGTSSCSALLTPGAPSVGSCALTSTTRGNKTLVASYTGDAANRASTANAAYVAADLPGAPVLSAAAPGNGVVTLTFTAPGDNGGVPVLDYTATCGASSVTAAASPITLTGLANGTEVSCSVSARNALGSSAASNVILATPRTVPGAPTLTGATPGDASATLLFSAPSNDGGSPVLRYRATCGTQGVFVDASPAVVTGLINGTTVDCSVRAFNAAGFSVFSNRIAVTPRALPGAPVLTSAQPGDGAATLVFDPPTNAEASAILDYTASCGARTVTGTGSPLQVPGLANGVEVDCSVTARNATGTGNASNVLPVRPRRAPDAPVLAAVQAGNRSASLVFSAPVNDGGSAVIDYTATCGAQSVTGLASPLLVSGLSVGMAIDCSVSARNVAGASAASNRLSVTPLGEPQPPALISAQPGDGSATLTFTAPSDTGGSAILDYTATCGSQSTTGAASPLLVGGLSNGVQVSCSVLARNAVGSSEASNTLRVTPVAAPQPPTLISAQPGNGSAMLTFNAPSDTGGSAVLDYTATCGAQSTTGAASPLIVVGLANGVQANCSVVARNEVGSSAASNALSVTPVGAPQAPTLISAVRGDGSASLDFTAPSNNGGSPILDYTATCGTQSTTGAASPLLVSGLSNGVQVSCSVTARNAIGSSPASNALSTTPATVPAAPLLGSLIALANGVRVVFSAPGNNGGSALLDYELSCLPGPITAVGAGSPIDLLGLTPQQTYRCRVRARNAMGLGAFSAEGSVIPGQPGTSADLVISKTNNSDYINDAEPVPYLITVRNDGPSAVLGARVEDALAPDFVSAQWQCEADAAAWCPPSGSGALDIRVDLPAQTSVRIRFNATPAVVGGSTSISNIATITPPVGINDPQLTNNAAMDGPDARRMFRDGFEARPVVPAVEDSYSP; this is encoded by the coding sequence ATGAGCCGCCTGCGTCTGAGCGTGCTGGTCGCCAGCCTGATCGGCCTGCTTCCGCAGCCTGCGGGTGCGGGTGCTTTTATCGCCGCCACCGAGGATTCACCGAACACCATCCTGCATCAGAACTACACGGGCGTGGGTGGCCAACAAAGCGACGTTACGGTCTGCGTCGATATCTCGGCAAATCCGGCGCTCGCGATCGCCGCCGAGCCGGCGATCCACAACGTGATCGCCACCTATAACCGCTTCCAGGGCCTGGCTGAGCACAGCTTCGCGTTCTGGCCCGACAGCAGCGCGGATCCCACCCTGCCGGATTTCGAAACGGTGCTGCTGCATGAGTTCATGCATGCCCACGGGCTCCACCATCCGCAGCATGCGAATGACCCGAGCGGAGCAGGCACCAGCGTGTTTGACGCCACGCGCAGCACCGATGGCGCCAGCAATCTGCTCGATCACCTCGGCGACGCCGATGGCATTCCCGGTTCGGCCGATGACCAGCGCGGCGATGATCGCAGCCTGAACTGGTATGTCAGCGGGGAGAACGATCCCGGCGTGGTGCCGGCGGTGGTCGACAGAACAACGATGACCCGTGAGCTGTCCGGTCTGCCGGCGGGGCACAACTTCGTCGCCAACGGCAATGCGGCGGTGATGGCCGCGCTCGGCTATGCCAACAGCGAATCGGCGGCTCATCAGGGCTATGAAATGGGCCAGGTGCAGCGGCACCTGCACAGCGAGGACGTCGCCACCCTGCGGCTGGCGCGCGCGGGCATCGACGGGACCGCCGGTACGGCCGACGACTATTTCCACCAGGCCCGCTATGTCGGCCGGATGAACAATCCGCAGGGCGGTGAGTGCAGGATCGTCGTCCGCTTTGTTCCTGAGACATCCTTCGCCGCTACCTTCATCGGCACCACGCCGATTGCTGATGGCCATCAGCGTCTGATCTTCCCCACCCGCATCCGCTTCAACCCGGAGGTGAACTGGTACTTCACACCCGGCGCCAACACCGAAGTGCAGATCGTCGATGCGCCTGATTCGAGCGCCGGCACCAGCCCGTACAGCGTGCAGGTGAACGTCGCCAAGGCTGCATACAACGGCATGAGCGGCACGCCCAGGGGCGAAGTCGAAGTGCGCGACGGGCCGCGCGGCGACGCGCTGACCGCAAGCTGCAGGATCACCCTGAATGCGGGCAGCGGCAGCTGCCAGATCGTGCCGCGCGCGCTCGGGCGCCGCACCCTGACGGCCGACTACCTGGGCTGGGGCGGTTGGGACGGCAGCAGCGCGACGACGACGCACGATGTGGTCGACATCGTCGGGTTCACCGACATCACCCGCACGCCCGCGCCCTCGGTGGTGAACAGCGAGGTCGTGTTCGCCTGGCGTCTCGTCGCGCAGACCAGCGGCCTGCCGCTGGCGCAGACGGGGCAGGTGATCGTGAAGGAAGCCGCCGACTGCGCCTCGCCTCCGATCACGCCCGCGCACCAGTGCAGCGCGACCCTGCCGGCGAACAGTTGCACGATCCGCTTCAGCAGCCCCGGCACGCGCACGATGCAGCTCTGCTACAGCGGCCAAGACGCGATCGCAGCGACCACCGCCACTGTCTCTCATGCGGTGGATGCGGGCCGCACCACGGTCACCCAACTGCTGTCGCGCACGCCTGCGGCCACCGCGCCTTTCGAGCCCTACACCGTGCAGCTGCAGGTGCGCGAGAACCCCAGCCAGGGCGGCCATCCGCAGGGCGTGGTCGTGGTTAGCGATGGCCCGGAAGGCGATCCGCTGACCTCGACCTGCCAAGCCAGCCTGGCGGGTACGCCCGGTGAAACGGCCAGCTGTGTGCTGCGCAGCGCGCGAGCGGGAACACGCGAACTGAGCGCCGATTTCGCGGCGCAGAGTGTGTGGGCCGCAAGCAGTGCGCAGGATGTCCACAGCGTTCGCGACTTCCGCATCGTCAGCCATCTGCCCGCTGCCAGCCGCGTCGGCGAGGCGGTGAGCGTGGTGGTGCTGCTCGACATGCGGCCCTTCCTGGCGCAGCCGGCGCCCACGGGCACGATCGTGGTCAGCGATGGCGTTGACGAATGCACCATCGTGCTGCCGGCCAGCGAGTGTCTGTGGCGCGGCAGCACCGTCGGCACGCGTGCGTTGACGGCCACCTGGAGCGGCGGCGGCGCCTATGCGGGTGGCACCACCGCCGCGGTGACGCAGACGGTGCTGCCCGCGGCGCCGGCCTATCCGCGCCAGCTGTCGCAGTCGCTCGCTAGCTTCCCCGAAAGCAACGGTGCTTCGGTGGCGTCCGGCACGGCGCTCAGTGCGGACGGGCGCTTCGTGGTGTTTTCCTCCAGCGCAAGCAACCTGGTTGCAGGTGACACCAATGGGGTTGAGGACGTCTTCGTTCGCGATCAGCTGAGCGGCGCGGTGCGCCGGGTCAGCGTGGCCGCCGATGGCACGCAGGGCAACAGCGCCAGCCAGCTGCCGTCGATCAGCGCGAACGGGCGCTACGTGTCGTTCTTCTCGCAGGCCAGCACGCTGATGCCGGGGAGTGACAGCGGCAGGCATGTCTACGTGAAGGATCTCTACAGCGGCTCGGTGGCGCGCGCGTCATCGCTGCCCAACGGCAGCCTGCCGCCCCAGGCCGAACTGTCGTTCACGACCATGCTCTCCGCCTTGAGCGCGGACGGCCGCTATGTGGTGTTCGCCTCCTCGCGTCCGCTGGCTGCGGGCGACAGCAACGGACTCATCGACGTCTACGTCAAGGACATGCAGACCGCCGCGCTCGATCTCGTCAGCAGCACCAGTGCGGATGCTGTGGGCGACAACAACAGCCACATGCCGGCGATCAGCGCGGACGGCCGCCACGTCGCCTATCTGTCCACGGCCGGCAATCTGGTGCCCAACTTCACCGCGAACTCATTGCAGAACAAGGTCTTCATCAAGGACCGTCTGACCCGCAGCTCGCGTCTGGTCAGCGCGACCGCCTCCGGCGAAGCCGCCACGAGCTCCTGCGCCGGCTCTCCGTCGCTGAGTGCCGATGGTCGCTTCGTCGCCTTCCAATGCAATTCGCCGAATCTGCCCGCGAACGGGGGTTGGAATGGCGATCGGATTTTCGTCAAGGACATGTTGAGCGGCGCGATCGAGCTGGTGTCGCACCCGTCCTACTCCAACGCACTGGTGCCGGCGATCAGTGGCGACGGTCGCTACGTCGTCTTCCAGCAGGGGCGCCCTGGCGTGGGCACCGGCGTGTACGTGCGCGACCGCCAGACTCAGACCCTCACCAATCAGCACCTCACGCTCGCCGGCGGCGATGCCGGCGGCGAAGACGTGACCTGGGAGCCGCGCATGCGCCCGGCGATCAGCGCGGACGGTCGCTTCGTCTCCTTCCAGTCCGTCAATGCGCAGCTGGTGGAGCCGGATCTGAATGCCGCCGCCGACGTCTTTGTGCGTGACCGCAGCGCCCAGGTGACGGCGCGTGCCAGTGCGGCCTACGCGGGCGTGCGAAACACCGGCGACAGCAGCGCGGCGGCGATCAGCCGCGACGGTGAGACTGTTGTATTCGCCTCGAACAGCCGCGCGCTGATCGCCGGCGATACCAATGGCCGCTCCGACGTCTTCCTGCGCAACAGCACCAGCGGAGCCGTGCAGCGGGTCAGCATCGCGGCCGATGGCGTTCAGGCCAATGGCGACAGCTTCGCCCCGGCCTATGCCGAGGCCAGCGGCGAGGTGTTCTTCCTGTCGTCCGCCACCAACCTGATCGCGAACGACACCAATGGCAGGGTCGATCTGTTTGCCAAGCGGCTCAGCGATGGCAGCGTCCGACGCATCAGTACCGCGTTTGGCTCACAGTCGCCGGTGGACGCGCTGGGGCCGATCGCGGTCAGCCGCGACGGCCTCCGGGTGGTGTTCACTTCGGCTGACCGTAGCGAGTACCTGGGCAGTACGGGCGACCGCAACGGCTTCGTTGACATCGTTCTGATCCTGCGCGACGGACAAAGCAGCAGCCCGCTCATCCTCAGTCGCGTCGCGGCCGGTCTGGGGAATGGGGATAGCGTGCAGGCCAGCATCTCGGACGATGGTCAGCGCATCGCGTTCGCGTCGGATGCGACCAACTTCCAGCTCGACGGCGGCAGCGCGGTGCGCGACGTGTTCGTGTATGCGTTCGCGCCGACGCCAGCGGGCCTGCGATTCCTCGCCAGCAGCGACGCCAGCGGCGCCCCGGGCAATGGCCACAGCGAGCAGCCGGCCCTGAGCCCTGACGGCCGCTATGTCGCCTTCGTTTCCGACGCGAGCAATCTCGTGCCCGGCGACACCAATGGCGTGCGCGATGTGTTCGTCAAGGACCTGCAGACCGGCGCGATCGAACGCGTCAACACCAGCAGTTCAGGCGCCGCGGGCACGGGCGGTGCGTGCAGCTCAGCCTCGATCGCCGCAGGCGCGCGCTACGTCAGCTTCGTCTGTTCGCAGAACGGTCTGGTTGCCGGCGCCAGCGCCGCGCTAGCCCAGTTCTACGTCAAGGATCGCGTCACCGGTGCGATAGCGCGCCGATCCGAATCCGCGGCCGGTGTGGCGGGCGATGCGGACAGCCGAGCCGGCGCGCGGGCGCTGTCGGACGCCGGTCTTGCGGTGTTCGAGACGAACTCGAGCAGCCTGACCGGGCTCGACAGCCTGCAGATCTCAAATGTCTACCTGAACTCACATGCCTCTGCACAGGCCGCCAGCACCACGGTGATCCGCTCGACGGCACCCGCGGTTCCGAGGCCAGGCGTGGCCTATGCCGTCAATATCGAGGTCAGCAGTTCTGGCTCGACCCCGGCCAGTGGACAGGTCAGTGTCATCGGCGCGCGGAGCAGCTGCGTGGCGACGCTGACGCCCGGTACGCCTTCGACTGCCAGCTGCAGCCTGACCACCAACAGCACCGGTGCCTTCACGCTTCGAGCCTTCTACGGCGGCGACTCGGCAAACCGCACATCGGCCTCCGGTCTGTTCGCGGTCGAGGTGCCCGACCAGGTCCTTCCCGGCAAGCACACGATCACCCAGATCACGCCCGGCAACGGTCGACTGACGGTCTTCTTCGGATTCAACGGTGTGGGGACACCGCATCGCGATTACACCGCGCGCTGTGGTGGCGTCTCCGTGGTCGCCACGAGCGGGCCGATCGTCGTGCAGCCCCTGCCCAACGGCGTCAGCGCGAGCTGCACGCTGACCGCCCGTAACGATCTCGGCATGGGCCCGCCCTCCGATCCGGTGTCGGCCACGCCGATCGCGAACACCGCCATCAGTATCACCGCGCAGCCGCCAAACCCGGCGCGGGTGGGCGTCGCCTATCCGGTGACGGTCGCCGTGAGCAGTGAAGGCACGCCCTCGCCCGGTGGCGAAGTGCAGGTGTCCGATGGAACGAGCAGCTGTTCGGCGCTGCTGACGCCCGGCGCCCCTTCAGTGGGCAGCTGTGCACTGACCTCGACGACGCGTGGCAACAAGACGCTGGTGGCGAGCTACACCGGCGATGCCGCGAATCGGGCGTCGACTGCGAATGCTGCGTACGTGGCGGCCGATCTCCCGGGCGCACCGGTATTGAGCGCTGCAGCGCCCGGCAATGGGGTGGTGACGCTGACGTTCACTGCGCCGGGCGACAACGGTGGCGTGCCCGTGCTGGACTACACCGCGACTTGCGGCGCCAGCTCGGTTACGGCCGCGGCGTCGCCGATCACCCTGACGGGCCTCGCTAACGGCACCGAAGTGTCCTGCAGCGTCAGCGCACGCAATGCGCTGGGCAGCAGCGCCGCATCGAATGTGATCCTCGCGACGCCGCGCACAGTGCCCGGGGCGCCGACGCTCACTGGGGCGACGCCAGGCGATGCATCAGCGACCCTGCTTTTCTCCGCACCGAGCAACGATGGTGGCAGTCCGGTGTTGCGCTATCGCGCGACCTGCGGAACGCAGGGGGTGTTTGTTGACGCATCGCCTGCGGTCGTGACCGGGCTGATCAATGGCACCACCGTGGACTGCTCGGTGCGCGCGTTCAACGCGGCCGGCTTCAGTGTGTTCTCCAACAGGATCGCAGTGACACCGCGCGCACTGCCCGGCGCGCCCGTACTCACTTCGGCGCAGCCTGGTGACGGCGCCGCGACCCTCGTGTTCGACCCGCCGACCAACGCGGAAGCCAGCGCGATCCTCGACTACACCGCGAGCTGCGGCGCGCGAACCGTCACCGGCACCGGCTCGCCATTGCAGGTGCCCGGACTGGCAAACGGTGTAGAGGTCGACTGCAGCGTGACCGCACGCAATGCGACCGGCACCGGCAATGCCTCGAACGTGCTGCCGGTGCGACCGCGCCGCGCGCCGGACGCACCTGTGCTCGCTGCCGTGCAGGCGGGCAACCGCAGCGCCAGTCTTGTGTTCAGCGCGCCGGTCAACGACGGCGGCAGCGCGGTGATCGACTACACCGCTACCTGCGGCGCGCAGAGTGTCACTGGCCTGGCTTCGCCGCTGTTGGTCAGCGGGTTGAGTGTTGGTATGGCGATTGACTGCAGCGTCAGCGCACGCAATGTCGCGGGCGCAAGTGCGGCTTCGAACCGTCTTTCGGTGACACCGCTGGGCGAGCCGCAGCCACCCGCGCTGATCAGCGCCCAGCCCGGCGACGGCAGCGCCACGCTGACGTTCACCGCGCCGAGCGACACCGGCGGCAGCGCGATCCTTGACTACACGGCCACCTGCGGCTCCCAGTCGACGACCGGTGCTGCGTCCCCGCTGCTGGTCGGCGGGCTCAGCAACGGCGTGCAGGTCAGCTGCAGCGTGCTCGCTCGCAACGCGGTCGGCAGCAGTGAAGCCTCGAACACGCTGCGCGTGACGCCGGTCGCCGCACCGCAGCCACCCACCCTGATCAGCGCGCAGCCCGGCAACGGCAGCGCCATGCTCACGTTCAACGCGCCGAGCGACACCGGCGGCAGCGCGGTGCTCGACTACACCGCTACCTGCGGTGCGCAGTCGACTACCGGCGCAGCCTCGCCGCTGATCGTCGTTGGGCTCGCCAATGGCGTGCAGGCGAACTGCAGCGTGGTCGCGCGCAACGAGGTCGGCAGCAGTGCGGCCTCGAATGCGCTGTCGGTGACGCCGGTCGGTGCACCGCAGGCGCCCACCCTCATCAGCGCGGTGCGCGGTGATGGCAGCGCCAGCCTGGACTTCACCGCGCCCAGCAACAACGGCGGCAGCCCGATCCTCGACTACACCGCCACCTGCGGCACGCAGTCGACGACCGGTGCGGCGTCCCCGCTGCTGGTCAGTGGTCTGAGCAACGGCGTGCAGGTCAGTTGCAGCGTGACTGCGCGCAATGCGATCGGCAGCAGCCCCGCATCGAATGCGCTGAGCACCACGCCCGCAACCGTGCCGGCGGCTCCGCTGCTCGGCTCGCTGATCGCCTTGGCCAATGGCGTGCGGGTGGTCTTCAGTGCGCCCGGCAACAACGGCGGCAGCGCACTGCTCGACTACGAGCTTTCCTGCCTGCCCGGTCCGATCACCGCGGTGGGTGCGGGTTCGCCGATCGACCTGCTCGGGCTGACTCCGCAGCAGACCTACCGCTGCCGGGTGCGCGCACGCAACGCGATGGGGCTGGGGGCGTTCTCGGCTGAGGGCAGCGTGATCCCCGGGCAGCCGGGCACCAGTGCCGACCTCGTCATCAGCAAGACCAACAACAGCGACTACATCAACGATGCCGAGCCGGTGCCCTACCTGATTACCGTGCGTAACGACGGCCCGAGCGCGGTGCTCGGAGCGAGGGTGGAAGACGCCCTGGCGCCGGATTTCGTCAGTGCGCAGTGGCAGTGTGAGGCCGACGCTGCGGCCTGGTGCCCGCCTTCGGGCAGCGGCGCCTTGGACATCCGCGTCGATCTGCCAGCGCAGACGTCGGTGCGGATCCGCTTCAATGCCACCCCGGCGGTCGTCGGCGGCTCGACGTCGATCAGCAACATCGCCACGATCACTCCGCCGGTCGGCATCAACGATCCCCAGCTGACCAACAACGCGGCGATGGACGGGCCGGACGCCCGCCGGATGTTCCGCGATGGGTTCGAAGCGCGGCCGGTTGTTCCAGCGGTGGAGGACTCCTACAGCCCCTGA
- a CDS encoding DUF2784 domain-containing protein, which produces MLWTVAADAVLFLHVCVVLFVVLGLVLIVLGNLRGWRFANAWWFRLAHLATIGIVVAQSWLGMVCPLTTLELWLRDQAGEVTYAGGFIEYWLSRLLYIEAPAWVFVLAYTAFGSGVLAAWWRWPPRRHAPADRRSR; this is translated from the coding sequence ATGCTCTGGACCGTGGCCGCCGACGCTGTGCTGTTTCTGCACGTGTGCGTCGTGCTGTTCGTGGTGCTCGGGCTCGTCCTGATCGTGCTCGGCAATCTGCGCGGCTGGCGCTTTGCCAATGCGTGGTGGTTCCGCCTCGCCCACCTCGCGACCATCGGCATCGTGGTGGCCCAGAGTTGGCTGGGCATGGTGTGTCCCCTCACCACGCTTGAACTGTGGCTGCGCGACCAGGCGGGCGAGGTCACCTATGCGGGCGGCTTCATCGAGTACTGGCTCAGTCGGCTGCTGTACATCGAGGCGCCGGCCTGGGTCTTCGTTCTGGCCTATACCGCGTTCGGTTCGGGTGTCCTCGCCGCCTGGTGGCGTTGGCCACCGCGGCGCCACGCGCCAGCGGACCGTCGCTCGCGCTGA
- a CDS encoding formimidoylglutamate deiminase → MPTSLAASLPACRLWLPNAAGAHVSNVSIQSDARGRVVGMQPASGGAELPWALPGVANLHSHAFQRAMAGLAERRLNPQDSFWTWRETMYQLAARFDPDSLRDVAAQLYVEMLEAGYTRVCEFHYLHHAADGRPYADLAAMSLALIEAARETGIGLTLLPVLYMSGGFDGRALNERQRRFGHTVDAYLHLLDTLRAQQNERLQIGCALHSLRAVPLPAMREVLAALPAESRIHIHIAEQTGEVDECLALRGARPVEWLYEHAEVDARWTLVHATHLTREETARIARSRATVAICTTTEANLGDGFFPLLDYIAEGGAFGVGSDSQATVSLVDELRWLEYGQRLLHRHRTLAADSTTSSVGETLLSAVVRAGAESAGQGSAVREGVFAPGADADLITLQSAHPAFYATTAADLVDRWVFASNRPAIDGVWVGGVQQVADGRHRLRESIQTRFGATLEALLEG, encoded by the coding sequence ATGCCCACGTCACTCGCTGCCTCACTTCCCGCCTGCCGTCTGTGGCTGCCAAACGCGGCCGGCGCTCACGTCTCCAACGTGTCGATCCAGTCCGATGCCCGCGGGCGCGTGGTCGGCATGCAGCCTGCCAGCGGCGGGGCGGAGCTGCCCTGGGCCTTGCCCGGCGTGGCCAACCTGCATTCGCACGCCTTCCAGCGCGCGATGGCAGGCCTCGCCGAGCGCCGCTTGAATCCGCAGGACAGTTTCTGGACCTGGCGCGAAACCATGTACCAGCTGGCCGCGCGCTTCGACCCCGACAGCCTCCGCGATGTCGCCGCCCAGCTGTACGTCGAGATGCTTGAAGCGGGCTACACCCGGGTCTGCGAGTTTCACTACCTGCATCACGCGGCGGATGGCCGCCCCTATGCCGATCTCGCGGCGATGTCGCTGGCACTGATCGAGGCTGCGCGGGAAACCGGCATCGGGCTCACCCTGCTGCCCGTGCTCTACATGAGCGGTGGCTTCGACGGCCGCGCATTGAACGAACGACAGCGCCGCTTCGGGCACACGGTTGACGCCTACCTGCACCTGCTCGACACGCTGCGAGCGCAGCAGAACGAGCGCCTGCAGATCGGTTGCGCGCTGCATAGCCTGCGTGCGGTGCCGCTGCCGGCGATGCGCGAAGTGCTTGCCGCACTGCCCGCCGAAAGTCGCATCCACATCCACATTGCGGAACAGACCGGGGAAGTCGATGAGTGCCTCGCTCTGCGCGGGGCGCGGCCGGTCGAGTGGCTGTATGAGCATGCCGAGGTCGATGCGCGCTGGACGCTGGTGCACGCCACCCATCTCACGAGAGAGGAAACCGCGCGGATCGCGCGCAGCCGTGCGACGGTGGCCATCTGCACCACCACCGAGGCCAACCTCGGCGACGGCTTCTTCCCACTGCTTGACTACATCGCGGAAGGCGGAGCCTTCGGGGTGGGCAGCGACTCGCAGGCGACGGTCAGCCTGGTCGATGAGCTGCGCTGGCTGGAGTACGGCCAGCGTCTTCTGCATCGCCATCGCACCCTCGCTGCGGACTCGACCACGTCCTCGGTCGGCGAGACCCTGCTGTCCGCCGTCGTACGTGCTGGCGCCGAATCGGCGGGGCAGGGCAGCGCGGTGCGCGAGGGCGTGTTCGCGCCTGGCGCCGATGCTGACTTGATCACCCTGCAGAGCGCGCATCCAGCGTTCTATGCGACGACGGCGGCGGATCTGGTGGATCGCTGGGTGTTCGCCAGCAATCGGCCGGCGATCGACGGCGTCTGGGTGGGCGGCGTGCAGCAGGTGGCGGACGGTCGCCATCGCCTGCGCGAATCGATACAGACACGCTTCGGCGCGACGCTCGAAGCGCTGCTGGAGGGCTGA